From a single Aspergillus puulaauensis MK2 DNA, chromosome 2, nearly complete sequence genomic region:
- a CDS encoding uncharacterized protein (COG:Q;~EggNog:ENOG410PJTA;~InterPro:IPR001128,IPR036396;~SMCOG1034:cytochrome P450;~TransMembrane:1 (o6-26i);~antiSMASH:Cluster_2.9;~go_function: GO:0005506 - iron ion binding [Evidence IEA];~go_function: GO:0016705 - oxidoreductase activity, acting on paired donors, with incorporation or reduction of molecular oxygen [Evidence IEA];~go_function: GO:0020037 - heme binding [Evidence IEA];~go_process: GO:0055114 - oxidation-reduction process [Evidence IEA]): protein MLHPAALLAIVCAGYVLALLIYRLWFSPLAKFPGPKIAAATLWYETYHDAFRWGQYTFEIAKMHEKYGSIVRISPHELHINDPDYYEVLYSRDSPRNKYAYFTTQFGISRSTIATVDHYHHRMLRSNMNPYFSITRVRKQEPLIQGLVNKLVDRISAYKNTGTPIDLQHAFTCFTTEVVSDYTMGTGLHYLDEPDFIPE from the exons ATGCTTCATCCCGCGGCGCTTCTTGCCATTGTTTGCGCTGGCTACGTGCTGGCCCTGCTGATTTACCGGCTGTGGTTTTCTCCTTTGGCCAAATTTCCAGGCCCCAAGATCGCAGCTGCGACGCTGTGGTATGAAACATACCACGATGCATTTCGGTGGGGACAGTACACGTTTGAGATTGCCAAAATGCACGAGAAATATG GCTCCATTGTCCGGATTAGCCCACATGAGCTGCATATCAACGACCCGGACTACTACGAAGTCCTGTACTCTCGCGACAGCCCACGAAACAAGTATGCGTACTTCACGACGCAGTTCGGCATTAGTCGCAGCACGATTGCGACTGTCGACCATTACCACCACCGCATGTTACGCTCGAACATGAACCCTTACTTTTCAATCACTCGCGTTCGGAAGCAAGAACCGCTTATACAAGGCCTCGTGAACAAGCTCGTCGATCGGATTAGTGCGTACAAGAACACAGGAACGCCGATTGACCTGCAGCACGCCTTTACCTGCTTCACGACCGAAGTTGTCTCCGATTACACCATGGGCACGGGGCTTCACTATCTCGACGAACCCGATTTCATTCCCGAATAG